A window of Rhododendron vialii isolate Sample 1 chromosome 13a, ASM3025357v1 contains these coding sequences:
- the LOC131315244 gene encoding subtilisin-like protease SBT2.4 has protein sequence MLSFVILTACVADEREIYLVLMEGDPVAFHRGLMTTTEAGGKLDSHSEVSKAYAKKLVDSHDKILKSTLETGSYNKIYSFKHIVNGFAVHTSPSQVKKIKSAAGVKVVERDRGAKMMTSYTPHFLGLPEDVWTQEGGETNAGEGIVIGFVDTGINPFHPSFAYDPVNPFASNFSHFSGACEEGPRFPENSCNGKIISARFFSAGAQAVATLNASMDFLSPFDAVGHGSHVASTAAGNCGVPVVVNGCYYGQASGMAPSARIAVYKAIYPSIGTLADVVAAIDQATLEGVDILTLSVGPDEPPEDTITFLSVFDIFMLSANRAGVFVVQAAGNHGPSPYSVVSYSPWAVGVAACSTDRIYPASLILGNGLKVGGVGLSGPTFGDGLYKYKLVLAKDAVKADGSFPKTPPYTEECQYPEALDPLIVQGSVVICNFSEGFYNGTSSVTAIIDTAQVLGFMGFLLVANPAYGDFIAEPIPFPVPGIMIPRTSDSKIISEYYEENVRRDKRGEVTKYGGSAAICDGRIASYMGRAPIVNRFSSRGPDFIDHDRNPTDVLKPDILAPGHQIWAAWSPISVLEPILFGNNFGMLSGTSMATPHIAGVAALIKQNNPSWTPSMIASAMSTTARKCDNNGDPIVAEGSDLYSLYTATPFDFGAGLVNPSRALDPGLVFSSGYEDYINFLCSLPNTDPATIKTATGGSCNSPFSHPSDLNIPSITISALSGSRLVRRRVKNIANKTETYSCAVQEPKGVRVELNPSWFTIAPEGSQDLEIGLNVTQNIDDFDFGEIVLTGSLNHIVRIPLSIYPVST, from the exons ATGCTATCATTCGTCATTCTTACCGCTTGTGTTGCagacgagagagagatatacctGGTTTTAATGGAGGGTGATCCGGTTGCATTTCATCGAGGCCTGATGACGACTACCGAAGCAGGAGGAAAACTTGACTCCCACAG TGAAGTTTCAAAGGCATATGCAAAGAAGTTGGTGGATTCCCATGACAAAATTCTAAAGAGCACTCTGGAGACAGGAAGCTACAACAAGATTTATAGCTTCAAACACATTGTTAATGGCTTTGCAGTCCACACTTCCCCTTCTCAG GTTAAGAAAATTAAGAGTGCCGCTGGAGTGAAagtggtggagagagataggGGAGCCAAAATGATGACAAGTTACACCCCTCACTTCCTAGGGTTACCGGAGGATGTTTGGACGCAGGAAGGAGGGGAGACAAATGCAGGTGAAGGGATCGTGATCGGTTTCGTCGACACCGGAATCAACCCTTTTCACCCCAGCTTTGCTTATGACCCCGTAAACCCTTTCGCGTcgaatttttctcatttttccgGTGCTTGTGAAGAAGGTCCTCGATTTCCAGAAAATTCCTGCAATGGCAAGATAATTTCTGCAAGGTTTTTCTCAGCTGGAGCTCAAGCAGTTGCTACTCTTAATGCGTCAATGGATTTTCTCTCACCGTTTGATGCAGTTGGACATGGCAG CCATGTTGCATCAACTGCTGCTGGGAATTGTGGAGTTCCTGTGGTCGTGAATGGCTGCTACTACGGCCAAGCTAGCGGGATGGCGCCAAGTGCCCG GATCGCTGTTTACAAGGCTATATATCCGAGCATCGGGACTCTGGCAGATGTGGTTGCGGCAATTGATCAA GCAACACTAGAAGGAGTGGACATTTTGACACTGTCCGTTGGGCCAGATGAGCCACCAGAAGACACAATCACTTTCCTAAGCGTGTTTGATATATTCATGCTATCTGCAAACAGGGCCGGAGTGTTTGTGGTTCAGGCCGCCGGCAACCACGGTCCGAGCCCATACAGCGTGGTGTCTTATAGCCCTTGGGCCGTCGGCGTAGCTGCTTGCAGCACAGACAGGATTTACCCTGCTTCTCTCATTCTTGGCAATGGCCTCAAAGTTGGTGGGGTGGGATTATCAG GACCAACTTTTGGAGATGGATTGTATAAATATAAGCTGGTGCTGGCCAAAGATGCAGTCAAGGCAGACGGCTCATTCCCCAAAACACCCCCATACACAGAAGAATGCCAATATCCAGAGGCACTGGATCCTCTTATTGTTCAAGGCAGTGTAGTGATCTGCAATTTCTCAGAAGGCTTTTACAATGGGACTTCTTCAGTCACAGCCATCATCGACACGGCTCAAGTCCTTGGATTCATGGGCTTTTTGCTAGTGGCAAACCCGGCTTATGGCGATTTTATTGCGGAGCCCATTCCATTCCCTGTTCCTGGCATTATGATTCCAAGAACAAGTGATTCTAAG ATAATATCAGAGTACTATGAGGAGAATGTACGTAGAGACAAACGGGGAGAGGTGACCAAATATGGAGGAAGTGCAGCCATATGTGATGGAAGAATTGCTTCTTACATGGGAAGAGCTCCTATAGTGAACAGATTCTCTTCAAGGGGTCCTGACTTCATAGACCATGATAGGAATCCAACAGATGTGTTGAAGCCTGATATTTTGGCACCAGGCCACCAGATTTGGGCTGCTTGGAGTCCCATCAGTGTTCTGGAGCCCATTCTATTTG GAAACAACTTTGGTATGTTGTCCGGTACAAGCATGGCAACACCTCATATCGCCGGTGTAGCAGCCCTCATCAAGCAAAACAACCCGTCGTGGACGCCCTCGATGATTGCTTCAGCAATGTCAACAACTGCAAGGAAGTGTGACAACAATGGGGATCCCATTGTGGCTGAAGGTTCTGATCTCTACAGCTTATACACCGCCACTCCTTTTGATTTCGGGGCTGGTCTCGTCAACCCGTCCCGTGCCTTGGATCCAGGCCTCGTCTTCTCATCAG GATATGAGGACTATATCAACTTCTTGTGCTCTCTGCCAAACACTGATCCAGCAACAATCAAGACGGCAACTGGTGGATCATGCAACAGCCCCTTTAGCCACCCATCCGATCTCAACATCCCTTCGATCACAATATCAGCGCTGAGTGGGTCCCGGTTAGTGAGAAGAAGAGTGAAGAACATCGCGAACAAGACTGAGACGTACTCATGCGCGGTACAAGAGCCGAAAGGGGTGAGAGTCGAGTTGAATCCGTCTTGGTTCACGATTGCTCCAGAGGGGAGTCAAGACTTGGAAATAGGACTCAATGTGACACAAAACATAGATGACTTCGACTTTGGCGAGATTGTGTTGACAGGGAGTTTGAATCACATTGTGAGAATACCTCTGTCGATTTATCCGGTTTCCACATGA